The Hydra vulgaris chromosome 05, alternate assembly HydraT2T_AEP genome includes the window CAAATCctacattattattaattgcTTGATGCTTTGGATCGAActcacttgtatcaaatttgcTTTCAACATCTTCAGAAATATCAGCATAAAaatcttctgtttttatttcatatgcTAATGTATCTGTATCTGTGAATAATAGTTTCGCTCGATCAGCATATTTATTCATTATGTAATCGTAATGGAATTCATACATTAGAGTTTTGCTTAATTCTAAAATGCACATTAATAAGTAAATTGGTTTGTTGtacattaattttgttattttcatatGTATagctattaaattttcatcaaatattgtTCTACTTTCGTAGTTTGGTCTTGATGCTAATTTAACAGCTTCATCTCtgttatttattaatctaaCATCGACTCTGTTCTCAATGTTCTCCATTGTTTTTCCAAACACTGAATTgttcatgagtttaaaaaattctttttcaaaatcattcttTGCTTTAGTTCTAAGGTTTGTATTTAGTTCAATGTATTTATTTAGCCATGCtctttcttcaaactttatgCCTCtatgaattttaataatctttaatcCTAATCTTTCatataattttagattttcataatgtataacataatttttcttatgatttaaatttggaattagttttttgactttatttacttttgtcCTTTCAGGAGCAAGTGGGTAATCATTATGTTCATCATGAAGACTTTCTGGATAATCTAAATCTACTTCTAGTATGCATGGAACTGATTTccaattttctatttcattttcgTCCATCCATTTAAAACCATGTGTTGGAAGTGGTTTACTCATTGCCCATTCATATAGATTATTAGCATCTAGATATTGGATGAATGTTGATTCTTTGCTTTTGTCATATGCGCCATCCATGTACTTGTTATTAGAAGCTCCTAATCTATTTGATATCATACTGATTCCACCTCTTATACCTTTCTTTATCATAAGTATCATATGATAATCACTTAGCAATTCgaattttacttttgttaattttaaagctgcatcccaagctaatcctggtgaTGTGaagtaccaagcaggatctaatttataatttttcatacaAACTTCTCTAAAATTTACAAAGACGTCAGCTAGTAAAAGCACATCTGAAACATTGTACAAGTCATGATAATCtctaaatgttttgcaattAAACTCATTCCATACATTTTGTGCATGTGAGTAATCATCATCACTTATATCTTCATcgtttaattttgaaaagaataattcttttggtggtaattgggtttcattaaatttatcaacagaGTCTACCCAATCATAAGgatatatgcttttttttagtaacaaatCTAAATGTTTCCCTGAGTATAATTTTCCGATATTTTTGCACTGGTCTTTTGCTAAATTCTTTGATAAAGCATCTAAACTAAAAGGCTCAAATCTATAACTATCTAAGAAACGAAGCTCACGTTTAACTTCAAATTTCTTACCTTCTTTAATATACTCATCGACTTTAATTTCTCTAGAAAAGCTAATGtacttttcttcattgtttGGTATGCGACTCAATTTCCCTCCtgataatttctttataaataagtgAGAATCATATccagataaattgtgaaatagtactggaaagaattttggaattttataatttaaattacaactTCGATGAGCAACACctctatattttccagtaatatgacaatgGTCACGTACTTTATCTTTTCCAAGATCTTCTCCACAAATGTGACATTTTATTGCTGCATTAAAATCATACTTGTTTTCAGGAgtaaatatcatcttttttggaaatttgatactatcacaaatttttttaatatcttcttgtaaactattaacaaaaatttgtgcAACATCATCTGTTTCACTACTTGCAGTAAATGTGACTGGACTGCTTTGATAAAAACTTTCATCAAAACATTTAATGTAGTAGCAGAACGAATTAGGTGTATGCTTTTGATACCGTTGAGTGTAAGATTCATTCGGATTTGGTGTACAAGTATTAATggatttaataaaactttcaaagtctgCGTACACAATAAATGGTACTATCATCGACCTATTATGATGAATAAATTGCATTGTTGAACCTGGATTAGGAAGTTTATTGCACACTGAACCATGTGTATTACAATACAATTTGTGTTTAGATAATGATTCTTCAGAGTTGTATCCAAGTAAACAATTTCTACTATTGTAGAAATTGTTTACTTGGATAGCGCTATTTCTCTTAGATGTTTGTGAAGAAAGCAATctgcttaaactttttattaagcaGTAATGACTTTTTTCTCCAtctgaaattaataataaatctatTAAATGTTGACGATCATTATCTTTTGAAATGCGTAAAGGGTAAACTGACTTTTCAAATCCATACACATTAACACTGATATcatgattatttttctcaaatagTGTAATTTGATTTAGTGAAACTGGAAATTCTATCTTAtcccaatttattttttcagctTCATTTTTAAGCTCTTTATCAACTCTATTAGGATAATTATTTGTTGGATTTAATGCTCTTGCAATACACCACTTAAAACATTGATTATCTTCattctttatattaattattgcttttttagttgctaaatttttatcGAGTGGAATATATTATTTAGCTTTAATAGGATTATACTCAATAAAATTGATATCCATCTTTTCAACAGAAACAAATCTCCAGCCTGATCCTAACTGTTGAAAAGATGATaaggattctaaaattttctgcTTTGGTGTTTCATAAAACTCGTCTAAATctgttgtttttaatacaaCTTGATTACTCGTTCTAAATGGAGCAGATATGATTGAAGTTTTTCCTGTTTCAATATCAGTACGCTCCATTTCACAAGTGAGAACTATATAAACCTTTGATTTTCTAATTTCGTTTAGTACTTTAATAGCGTTATTTTTAGCAGCATTTATGAAGGATAAAGAATCATATCCTTTTATCTCATTAGCTGTCAAATATTTTGtcacatttttaacaaatgatttctttaatttaaattctatcgGATTTCTAATTCCatatttttgattcaaatttGAAACTGTAGATTTTAATTCATCAATCTTTTCATTagctgttttttaattttatcaggAACATATAATAAAATCCAATCTGCAAGAGaactaatctttttatttatttcttttctaaTTTGTGTAATAGGCTGAAAAGGTAAAGGAGCTAAAATTGTTGATGATATATCTGGAACAGGCTCATCAAGTAGGTACTTTGTACCCATCTGTTCAACTGATTGCATCTGTGTGTCCGATAACTCTGTAATGAGTTTGCTTTTTcgcatattataataatatttaactccTCGCTCTTTagcgatttgttttaattctttcgccgttttattttccatttttataaagcaagataattttcattttatttatatcatttttcaaaattttttttcttgttaaaatatttcatatgataaatttcatataaaatattatacacaCCCCCATCCCCTAACTCTACAATAATATTCTACTGTTCGCAGTTTTTCAAGTTGTCTCTCATTTTGAACAGTTGTTATTCTATACACAATTCAGGAGTTTATATTTCTGATGATATGTATGGAATTGATTAGTCAAGTAGGTCTTTCAGACCCATGCGAAGTAGGTCTTTTGGATCCATAAGAtttatattttccattttttatatagcaagatttttttaaatcttttaaattattattcatttcttctcttttccaaTACAAACTGCATGACGTAGGCTTATACATTCTATAAAATTCCATAGCTTTATctctcatttttatatattttttaaatccttaGATTATTAAATATTCTACAACTCATCATCTGATTCACTTCCTAAATCTAAATCGTTCATTATACTAGTAAAATTAGAAATCTTTTTAACAATAACTACTTCTTGAAGTTTAACTTGTATTGACTCTATCAGTGAACCAATAAAAATACCTTCAATCTTTAAGCATCTAATAGCTTCACATCTTTGTTTGATATAATCATAAGGTGAAGCCATAACAAGTGATTTTAAAGTCCCCTTCGGATTTACTTTGCATGGATCCGAAAGATTTACTtcacttttagtttttctacaACGGAAAACTGTAGTTATTTCTAAATCTTTATTActtgtaaataacttttcatatattattGGAGGTTTATCTGCAttatatcttaaaatttttaaattaccaagattaactttagatttttttatcttatttttatatacttcaaTTTGatctctacaaaatttttcaatagattCAATCATTGCAATAAACTTTTCTTGTTCATCAGATTTCTCTTTATCACATACAAATGACATTGAATAACCATtaagtttatcatttttaaaatctctatttTCACACACACCATAGGAAAAAGAAGGTAATGTTTTAATGAGAACAGGACCAGCACCTGTTGGATATTTATATGCAAGTTGTAATTTTTGATATGGAACTGGCTTATCagctttaaatatatcttttataaataaatttttaatattaaatgattCAATTGTTATAAAtgccattatttttatatataaaatattttttttatttaattaaaaaaaaaatatttttacaatgtagaatttttttacattttttttaacttttcagaATTAAATACTTCAATCTTATATCCATTATCAACCTTTCCATCACGCGATTCAAAATATTCATATCCATGTTTAGTTTCTTTCATAGCtctatataattatttgtatacTATTTCTTCCCCTGTATCTACGTTTGTTAATTTAATAGTGACTGGCTTTTTCTTAATTGATCTCAATCTTTCATATTTTGGATCTATTTCTTTTCTCTTTTCTTTTATCTCATGTATTCTAGGACGACCAACAGGTCTTTTATGTACATTTTCTCCTTTTACTTCATGAATTCTAGGACGACCAACAGGCCTTTTTTCATCAGTTGATTCTACTacttttgacattattttatctttatctaTCAACTTATTATCTATAGCTAGCATTAATAATGTTACATAATTGTCtgatgtttttgttatattattttctctTAATAGATTTTGTAAATCTTTTCTagtataatacatttttattaaataaagaaaaaaaatttttaaattcatttttatataaaattaatgaatttgAGTAAGCCTGTTTCCATCTGAttgaaagtttaataatttatctGATATTACAAGAGCATATGCCATAGAATTTGCTGGTACTGCAGTATTAAATGTTGCATTAATTGATATATTTACTATTGATGAATCTAATCTTTCTCTTTGATTACTAACATCAAAAACCATAATTGGAAATAAATCTCTATATTCAGTATATAGAATGTTTTCATTTGTAATCAAGTCACTCGTTCCATAAAATTTTTCACTAAAATCAGATGCAGTACCATAAGCTAATGAATACTTCATATTTGGAAATGATAGATTATAGTCAAGTTCaggataatttttattactaacaaCAACTTGCATATTTTGCAAGTCGCAATGATCAAATAATGAAGGATTTGTTGTTTGatctaataacttatttgtttGAAATCCAACAATGACATATCTAGGTCTTTCAGAAGATTCCTTCGGACTAAGTTGCCAATTAAATGATGTAGTTTGTGGTACTGCCATACTATTAAGACGACGCTCTCTGTAAGCTGATTGGATTGTTACTTttgatgatgtcatactgagAAGTTTAGATTCTTGTTCAAATGATGGATCTAACTGTGGAATGTATTGCTACTTTATCAAGAACAACTTTACCAGCAACTACATTATTAGCTGTAAATATGGCATTATTGTCACTTCCTCTAATAAGAGTTAATGTTTGTATAAATCCAAAAACAGATTTGTCATAATCATCGCAGAAACCAAAAATGTGGTTTAAAGGTATACGAAATGAAAATGCTCCCTTTCTAGTTGGTTTTTGTATTACTACTCCTTGCCTCATTGTAAATCCAACGTTATCTGTTAGCGATGCTGTTGTTGAGGAATCTTTATACCATAATTGATTTAATCCCTTTGAAACTTGAAAGTTGTTAGAATATTTTAACAATCCAAGCATTGTTGTAGCTACACCTAAATTATCAATTGTCTCTACATCTGTAGATGATAATTTATATGATACCCTATCGAATAGATACATGATACCATTACTTATTAAAGATATTACATCTGTATTAGCATAAGCTGTCCCATCATTTTTAAGAAGTGTCcctttaactaaaatataagCTTTAGATGGTAGTGTATATAAATCAGTTTGATCAATTGTAATTCTTATGTCTCCGCTATTTAGATTTGTACCAATTATCGGATTATAGGCATAATTTTGACATCTTTCAATTCCTACATCTTTCATTGGCTCATcataattaaatactttagaagttgttattttttatataaaatagaaaaaaaaattttatctgataatgaatttttaaaataatctgaaCCCATTGCCTTTTTTAACTAACTCTTCAATTCTAATAGCATTTTCACTTCGAATTGATTTCTTTGGTTTTATTGAAGATCCATATgctaaattactaatatttactttattactttGTGTTCCAGATCTAATCAAGTTTGATAATAGCTcttcactttttttatcaagatttgATTTAGATTTATCAATTTACTTTATCAAttcatttttttcctttttctattGCAGTATTTTTAGCAGCTTCTATTGCTGATAATGATAGTTCTTTTCCTGCTGATTTAGCAGCAGTTAATGCACTTTTTCCTAAATCAGTAGCTGCAAGCTTTTTAACCATAGCTGATGATACTTTAGTTACATTTGATGCTGCTGCTCGTCTAAACATCTCTCTTAGAGTATCAAAAAGTCCACTTCCTCCAATAACATGCTTCTTAATAtatctcttatttttaatgatgatcatttttatatacacaatttttttttattcatactgctagaatattttgtattgctttATATTCTTCACTATTTAATATACCCTGCCTTAGTATTTCATCGCTAATTGCTACAGCTTCATTTCTTGATGAATTATTACCAGCCTCCCAAGCAGCTATTCGCGATCCTAACATTTCAACTAATACATTAGGATCGCTTGGAAGAATTACAGTTTGAATTACAGTTTTAATTCTTCTCTTATCTCCAACTCCACTTCCTTTTCTCACATACTCTAGTTTTCTCCTTGATCCCTTAATATCCATCCAAATTAGGGATATTATTTCATTGTATTTTTCACTTCTTGACAACTTTAGTTTGTTTGGATTACTAGAAGTAACTGCATTTGTTTGTAGTAATATACctctatagtttttaatatcttcattattatatacttttttatttggattaaattttgttatcaaTTCCCACAGACCTTTTGTACCAATATATTCTTTTccatcaatatttatattattttcatcagTAGTTATTGGCTTTTTATCAATGTATAACTCTCCATCTCTAGAATGTATTCCAAATACTGTATCTGTAGACTTTTTGCTTGATGTATATAATCTAAGATAACCCGTTGCAATTTTGCCTAACTTTAATAACTTTGAACTATCAAACTCAATCTTAGATGCATAAGGATCCTTTTGATCCATACGGAGTAGATACTTTTGATCCATACAGAGTATCTCAGTATTTGGAAAAGCAAGTGCTAACTGATCTTTCAACTTTGATATCCCTTTACTTATACCAGATTGACTCTCAATGAGTGGACTATACAACTTTGTCAAGTCTTGATTAAAATTAGATTCACCAATCTTTTCATTAAGAGCATTTgtactatttttttcaaagctttgTATTCTTCAATAGCTTGATTTCTCTTTTCAGGatcagtaatttttaaaaacgacacttttaatatgcaaaaataaaaaaaaataacacaacatagaattttatgttatgtttttatatttttcaatattaattatatttttaatttcttagtCTTTATAAGACGTCATCTGATTTTAATAATCCTGTTAGTACTGCAAttgataaaatactttatattaatttttttttcttttaagtcaCACTCTAATTaaagtacatatttttttatcattttcaatttataactCTTTTTAACATTACTCCATTGTTTATTATAATCTTTAATTTCACTTTctactttataaaaatcagtaTCTTTATTccaaataagtttataaagtttatttctcTCATCATCACTATAAGTTGATGGTATCTGAAAGTTTCCAAAATCAGTGATAAATATAGAGTGACTTCCTGAATCAACAATAAAACCTCCTTTTTCAAATCCAAGAagttccaaatatttttttttattcaaatctcTTTCACGTTTACTACATTCTAAAAAGAACggataaaacatatttattaataaataataaatattttaacctaTACATATAGTTATtctgttttttcatttttttgatccTTCAGATTTACTTCGCATTGATCTTTCGGATTTACTAAATCTCATCTGAAGTAAATTAATCGCTTCTTCTCTTCCTTGATTAATTAATGATATTTCAGTTTGTtcatcaatatcttttttaatttttgtcctAATGTCTTCAAGcataactttaaacttttcaaactcgCTAAGTATCAGCTCAAATTCTTTATCATCTATTTTCCCATCTActaaagctttagaaatatgaTCGCTTATCGTATTCAATTTTGAACTAGAAAGTATTTTAATGGtttcatgcttttctgcttttaaatttaattttttatttacttgacCTCCTATCAATGAAAGAGCTCCAATCGCTAATGCTGCACCTTCACATGCAATAGCTATTGGAGTTGCTACTATTGTGGCTAAAAAACCAATTCCAACAGTTCCTAGTGCCATTGTACTTCCAATTCACGCTACATCAACTGcagaaattacttttatttccTTATGATACTTTTTACTTAATGTTAATCTCTTTTCTCTCAcaatttctatttctttttgaatttcacTAATCATATCTGACGGTAAGCAAGAGGATCTATCTGCTTTATTTCAGTAAATTCATTTGGTAAAGTCGGAtataattta containing:
- the LOC136080322 gene encoding uncharacterized protein LOC136080322 — encoded protein: MENKTAKELKQIAKERGVKYYYNMRKSKLITELSDTQMQSVEQMGTKYLLDEPVPDISSTILAPLPFQPITQIRKEINKKITNEKIDELKSTVSNLNQKYGIRNPIEFKLKKSFVKNVTKYLTANEIKGYDSLSFINAAKNNAIKVLNEIRKSKVYIVLTCEMERTDIETGKTSIISAPFRTSNQVVLKTTDLDEFYETPKQKILESLSSFQQLGSGWRFNEDNQCFKWCIARALNPTNNYPNRVDKELKNEAEKINWDKIEFPVSLNQITLFEKNNHDISVNVYGFEKSVYPLRISKDNDRQHLIDLLLISDGEKSHYCLIKSLSRLLSSQTSKRNSAIQVNNFYNSRNCLLGYNSEESLSKHKLYCNTHGSVCNKLPNPGSTMQFIHHNRSMIVPFIVYADFESFIKSINTCTPNPNESYTQRYQKHTPNSFCYYIKCFDESFYQSSPVTFTASSETDDVAQIFVNSLQEDIKKICDSIKFPKKMIFTPENKYDFNAAIKCHICGEDLGKDKVRDHCHITGKYRGVAHRSCNLNYKIPKFFPVLFHNLSGYDSHLFIKKLSGGKLSRIPNNEEKYISFSREIKVDEYIKEGKKFEVKRELRFLDSYRFEPFSLDALSKNLAKDQCKNIGKLYSGKHLDLLLKKSIYPYDWVDSVDKFNETQLPPKELFFSKLNDEDISDDDYSHAQNVWNEFNCKTFRDYHDLYNVSDVLLLADVFVNFREVCMKNYKLDPAWYFTSPGLAWDAALKLTKVKFELLSDYHMILMIKKGIRGGISMISNRLGASNNKYMDGAYDKSKESTFIQYLDANNLYEWAMSKPLPTHGFKWMDENEIENWKSVPCILEVDLDYPESLHDEHNDYPLAPERTKVNKVKKLIPNLNHKKNYVIHYENLKLYERLGLKIIKIHRGIKFEERAWLNKYIELNTNLRTKAKNDFEKEFFKLMNNSVFGKTMENIENRVDVRLINNRDEAVKLASRPNYESRTIFDENLIAIHMKITKLMYNKPIYLLMCILELSKTLMYEFHYDYIMNKYADRAKLLFTDTDTLAYEIKTEDFYADISEDVESKFDTSEFDPKHQAINNNVGFEVGLNKKVLGMFKDETGGAQIEEFIGLRSKLYSYKVHGKEKKKKM
- the LOC136080323 gene encoding uncharacterized protein LOC136080323, with product MKDVGIERCQNYAYNPIIGTNLNSGDIRITIDQTDLYTLPSKAYILVKGTLLKNDGTAYANTDVISLISNGIMYLFDRVSYKLSSTDVETIDNLGVATTMLGLLKYSNNFQVSKGLNQLWYKDSSTTASLTDNVGFTMRQGVVIQKPTRKGAFSFRIPLNHIFGFCDDYDKSVFGFIQTLTLIRGSDNNAIFTANNVVAGKVVLDKVAIHSTVRSII